Genomic DNA from Gemmatimonadales bacterium:
CTCCGAGCAGGTCCCGCTGAGCGCTGGCCGGATCGCCGAGCTGCTGCGTGAGGCCGGCCTGCCCGACGGGGTGTTCAACGTGGTCCACGGCGCGCGGGAGGCGGTCGAGGCCATCTGCGATCACCCGGGCATCGAGGCGGTCACCTTTGTGGGGTCCACCGCCGTGGCCAAGGAGGTCTACCGGCGGGGGACCGCGGCGCTCAAACGGGTGCTGGCGCTGGGTGGGGCCAAGAACCACGTGATCGTCATGCCGGACGCCGACCCTGAAATGGCCGCCGGCGGCGTGCTCGCCGCGATGAGCGGCTGTACCGGCCAGCGCTGCATGGCGGCGTCGGTGATGGTCGCGGTCTCGGAGACCGATCACGTCGTCGAGCGGCTGGCGGCGCAGGCCCGCGCCATGGTGGTTGGCCGGGACGTGGGTCCGGTGATCACCCGGCAGGCGAAGGAACGGATCGAGGCGGCCATCACCGAGGCGGAGCGGGGCGGGGCCCGGGTGCTGGTCGACGGCCGGAACGCCGTGGTGCCCGGCAAGGAGCAGGGGTTCTACGTCGGCCCGACGGTGATCGATCAGGTTCGCCCCGACATGCGGATCGCACAGGAGGAGGTCTTCGGGCCGGTGCTGGCCATCGTGCGGACCCGGGATCTCGACCAGGCGATCGCGCTGCAGAACGCGTCGCCCTACGGCAACGCCGCCTCGATCTTCACCGAGAGCGGTGGCCTGGCGCGGCAGACCATGGAGCGGGCCAGCGCCGGCATGGTCGGCATCAACGTCGGCGTCCCGGTGCCCCGTGAGCCGTTCCCCTTCGGGGGGTGGAACGACTCGAAGTTCGGGGTGGGGGACATTACCGGGCGCGGCTCGATCGAGTTCTGGACCAAGGCGAAGAAGATCACGACCAAGTGGAATCGGGAAGCGGGGACGAGCTGGATGTCGAAGTGAAGGTGGCTCGAGCCGACGGCTCCGCTCGGAGCTGCCTGAGCTTCACGCTGACCGCAGGACTATCGACGTCTTCAAGAAGGAGCGATCCGTGACGACGACCGCGCCTGCCCGGCCCACCATGCCGCCGAGCGACCATCGACCCCGTCCCTACACCGGCCCCTCCAAGCAGGAGGTGCTGGCGATGCGCAGGCAGTACTGCCATCCCAGCACGTTCCTGTACTACCGCGATCCGCTGATGCTGGTCGAGGGGTACATGCAGTACCTCTACGACGAGTCCGGCCGCCGGTACCTCGACATGTTCGCAGGCATCGTCACCGTCTCCTGCGGTCACTCCCATCCCCGGTTCGTGGAGCGGGTGAAGGCGCAGATCGACGCCATCCAGCACACCACCACGATCTACCTGCACCCCGGCTTCCCCCTGCTGGCCAAGCGGCTCGCCGGGAAGATGCCGGCCGGGCTCGACGTCACCTACTTCGTCAACAGCGGGAGCGAGGCCAATGACCTGGCCGTGCTCATGGCACGCGCCTTCACCGGGCACACCGATGTCGTCGCCGTGCGGAATGGGTACCACGGCGGCTCGCCGTCGACCATGGCGCTCACCTCGCACCACACCTGGAAGTTCCCCCAGCAGCTCAATCTCGGCATCCATCACGCGGTGAATCCTGACCCGTACCGGAGCCCCTTCGGCGGGACGCCGGAGGAGATCGCCCGGAAGAGTGCCGAGGACATCCGGGAGTTGATCCGCTACTCCACCCCGGGCAAAATCGCCGCCTTCATCGCCGAGCCGATGCAGGGGGTCGGAGGGGTGACGTACGGCGCGGCGAACTATCTGCGAGAAGCCTACGCCGTCGCCCGGGAGCACGGTGGGCTCTGCATCGCCGACGAAGTGCAGACCGGATTCGGTCGCACCGGCGAGCACTACTGGGGCTTCCAGCGCTCCGGCGTGGTGCCCGACATCGTCACCATGGCCAAAGGGATTGGTAACGGTTGGCCGCTCGCCGCCGTGACCACCCGGCGGGAGATCGCCGAGGCACTGAGCCAGCGGATCCATTTCAACACCTTCGGCGGGAACCCGGTCTCGATGGCCGCGGGACTCGCCGTGCTCGACATCATCGAGGAAGACGGCCTGCAGGAGAACGCGCGCATCGTGGGCGGCCGGCTCAAGGCCGGACTCGAGGAGCTGCGGACCCGCCACCGCCTCATCGGAGACGTCCGCGGCATGGGGCTCATGCTGGGCGTCGAGCTGGTGAAGGATCGCGAGACCAAGGAGCCGGCCACCCAGGAGACGCTCGCTGTCTGGGAGGCGCTGCGGGAGATGGGCGTACTGATGGGGAAGGGCGGGCTCTTCGGGAACACCCTCCGCATCAAGCCGCCGATGTGCGTCACGGCAGCCGATGTGGATTTCACCCTCGAGGTGCTGGACGCCGCGCTGGGCCGGGCGGAGCGCTAGCCGCGCTCAGCTGGAGAATCCCAGCCCCATCCGGTCGAGCAGCAGCAGCAGCAGGCTCGGGCGCTCGCCCTGGTCCACCCGGCGGAGCGCCCGTGTCACGCCGGCCACCGACCAGGTGCGAAGCGGCTCGGGCGGATAAGGAAACGGCTTCCGCCGAACCAGCGCCAGATCGAGCAGCCCGCTCGGCCGGTCGAGCGCCAGATGGGCGAGGATGCGCCCAGCCAGCCGGGTAGTGCCGAGGCCGTGCCCGGTGTAGCCCAGTCCATAGAGCACCCGTCCCTCGAGCGCCCGCCCGAAAAAGGGCGTGAGCCGCGTCGTGGAGCAGATCGCGCCGCCCCAGGCGTAGGGGAACTCCAGCCGCTCGAGCGCGGGGAAGTGCCGCGCGAAGCTCTGCCGCAACGCCGCGTAGTGTGCCGGGGAATGATCGCAGGACGGATCCACCCGGTTCCCCCCGTAGTACGCCGCCTCGCTGGTGCCC
This window encodes:
- a CDS encoding CoA-acylating methylmalonate-semialdehyde dehydrogenase: MTSIDTLAAPAQDRGSPRPHPDAAHWIGGQRLAGGPRFQDVVNPSTGAVISRVPLGGAPEVDLAVAAARQAFPGWSATPIKERVQVFYRYKALLERHLAELGALVSEEHGKIKVEAEAEVLKAIELTEFACALPQMPLGEVMEVSRGVECRLERHPLGVVAAINPFNFPSMVPHWTFPNAIALGNVFILKPSEQVPLSAGRIAELLREAGLPDGVFNVVHGAREAVEAICDHPGIEAVTFVGSTAVAKEVYRRGTAALKRVLALGGAKNHVIVMPDADPEMAAGGVLAAMSGCTGQRCMAASVMVAVSETDHVVERLAAQARAMVVGRDVGPVITRQAKERIEAAITEAERGGARVLVDGRNAVVPGKEQGFYVGPTVIDQVRPDMRIAQEEVFGPVLAIVRTRDLDQAIALQNASPYGNAASIFTESGGLARQTMERASAGMVGINVGVPVPREPFPFGGWNDSKFGVGDITGRGSIEFWTKAKKITTKWNREAGTSWMSK
- a CDS encoding aspartate aminotransferase family protein — its product is MTTTAPARPTMPPSDHRPRPYTGPSKQEVLAMRRQYCHPSTFLYYRDPLMLVEGYMQYLYDESGRRYLDMFAGIVTVSCGHSHPRFVERVKAQIDAIQHTTTIYLHPGFPLLAKRLAGKMPAGLDVTYFVNSGSEANDLAVLMARAFTGHTDVVAVRNGYHGGSPSTMALTSHHTWKFPQQLNLGIHHAVNPDPYRSPFGGTPEEIARKSAEDIRELIRYSTPGKIAAFIAEPMQGVGGVTYGAANYLREAYAVAREHGGLCIADEVQTGFGRTGEHYWGFQRSGVVPDIVTMAKGIGNGWPLAAVTTRREIAEALSQRIHFNTFGGNPVSMAAGLAVLDIIEEDGLQENARIVGGRLKAGLEELRTRHRLIGDVRGMGLMLGVELVKDRETKEPATQETLAVWEALREMGVLMGKGGLFGNTLRIKPPMCVTAADVDFTLEVLDAALGRAER